The genomic window CACTATTTAGATTTTTATGGAGTATTTATATCTTCCATATTATTAGCATCTTTAGGAGCAATTATGGATGTTTCTATTGATATATCTTCAGGATTGTATGAATTAAAAAGACATAAGCCAGATATAAGCTTTAAAGAAATGTTTAAAAGTGGTATGAATATAGGTAGAGATATAATGGGTACTATGGCAAATACATTAATATTAGTTTATGTAGGCTCATTAATGGCTCCAATACTTTATTTCATTATTAAAAATACCCCAATGGAAATAATATTTAGCTACAATATTATAGCATCAGAGGTATTAGCTAGTTTAGCTGGAAGTATTGGAGTAGTTATGACCGTGCCAATAACAGTAATCTTAGCTTCTTACTTATATACAAAAGTAGAATAAATTAAATTATTCTTTTTTGTTAGTAAATTATTGTTATATCCTGAAATTATTTCGTTGTTCATGTTCATGTTATCACCTTTTTATTGCATTTGGTATTTTCGAAGTATACTTCGTATGGGTTTTAAAACTTAATAAACGGTGTAGTTTTATTTTGGTTGTGCTATTCAACGAATTCTTTCAGGTTGTCGCTTGCGTAGCAAGCGAGCAACGAAAACCGAAGATTTTCGTCTAATTTATCTAAGAGGTAGGAAATAACTTCATAAGGAATTTATTAAGTATATAAGAATTTTTATTTACAAATATAAAATAAAGTTAATATAATAAAAAGATACAATATATCTACAAACTGCTTAAGTGATAGATAATGGATGAAATAAAAGTTATAGAAATTGCTAAGAGTTTATTAAACTTTAAAAGAGACTATGTTGTAAAAGGTATTGATGATGATGGAGCTGTTTTAAAAATTGGGAAAAAATATATAATCTTAACTTCTGATATGATGTTAAGAGAAACACATATTCCTGAAATACTATCAGCATATGAAATTGGAGCTAGGATATTGACAGCAAATGTTTCAGATTTATTAGCAATGGGTGCTGAACCATTAGCTTTTTTATTATCCCTAGCTGTTGATAGAGATGAGAAATTTATATATGAACTTTATAGGGGTTTAAGTGACTATTCTAAACATTATAATTGTCCTATTGTTGGTGGAGATACTGTTAAGGGAGATCTGATACTTTCTGGATTTGCTATAGGAATAACAAATAAACCTTTATTTAGAGAAGGGAAAATTAATGATGATATAGCTGTGACAAATGATATTGGAAGGGTTTATTGTTCTATATATTTATATAATTTATATAAAAAAGGGAAAATTAGTTATAAAGAGTTTTTAAATTATGCTGAAAAATATAAAAATATTATGGAAAAGCTTAGAAAACCTGTGGCAAGAATGGAAATACTTGATGTGAAAGAATTTTTACATGGAGCTTGTGATATATCTGATGGGTTAGCTAAAGAAATAAGATATTTTAAAAACTTTGAAATCTATGGAGATAAATTATTAAAATCTATACCTGAAGATGTTTTATCTTTCTGTGATGAATTTAATTTAGATCCTATAAAAGTAGCTTTAAACAGTGGAGAAGAGTTTGAAATATTATTTACAACAGATAAATTAAATAAAGTAAAAAAACATGTGAAGGTCAATAAAATAGGAAAAATTATTGAAAATGGACAATATATAGATGGAAAAGAGCTAAAAGATATAGGTTATGTACATAAGTGGTAAACTTTACTTTATTAAAAATAAAGTTTTTATAATAAGATAATTTATTATTATTTATATAAAATTTTATAGTGAAATTATGCCTATTAATGATGAAGAACTAGTTGAGATTTTTAAAAAATTAAATAATAATGTTATTAAAGTAAATTATGCGAGGTTTTCTATAGTTGATATTCCCTATAATGTAAGATTAAAGCTTTGGGAAAATCTTAAAGAAGCTTATAAAAAATATTTAAAAAAAGATTATATCTACTTTCCTGACTTAGATAAAGAAATAAAAAAATATTTTGAATGGACATTATCTGTTATTGCTTTCTCATTCTATTACAATAATGAACCATTCCCTGAAATATATAAATATAATGATAGTGAGCTTAAAGCAGTTGAATACCTATTAAAACTAAAACCTATTGAAGGTTATAGTGTAAATGACATTATTAAAGCTATAAAAGAAAAGAATAATAATGAGATATTGTATGTTTTAAAAGAATATGTAAATAAGATATCTTATAGAATGGGAGAATTGTTAAAAGGTATTAAAAATCCTATATTAAAAGAATATATTTATGAAAAATGGCTTTTATATAAATCAAAAATTGATGAAGCCTTAGTTTATGCATTAAAAGATCCATGGTTTGTAGAGTTTTTAAAATGTAATGGTATAGAAGATTGTAAAAAACTATTAAAGAATAAAGAAATTAATTTTGATTTAGAATGTTATAGAAAATGGTTTTATAGAAAAATAAAAGAAAAATTAAATGATATGATAGAAAATGGTTTGTCTAAAATTGAAAATAAAAAATATAAAATAAAATATATTGATGATAAAAATAAAATCTTAGCTATTTTAGAAGAGAAAAAACCCTTACCTATAAAAAGATCAAAAATATTATTATACTGTGTTTGTAAAAACAATCTTATCAGTTTAAAAGATTTGTTAAACATTTTAAAAAGATTAAATTTTAATAACAATTTTAAAAAGGTTATAGTGGTTGTAGCTTCTTCAGTAGGATTTGATGAAAGGGCAATATATGTTTTAAATTCAGAGTATTTTATAAATAATGTTTTAAAAGACAAAATTTCATTGATATTGTTAGATATTAAAAGGGGTAAGGTTTATTATGGATTAGAGGATGAGTATGCAAAAGCTTTAGATTTTCCAAAATTACTATATTTTGAGTGATAAAAATGAGAGTAGCAGGCATTGTTGATTTATCAACTATAGACTATCCAAAAAAGTGTGCATCAGTTATTTTTTTATCTGGTTGTAATATGAGATGTCCATATTGTCATAATCTAAAATATGTATTAGAAAATGGTAAAGAGATGAGCATAGAGGAGATTTTTGACAATATTGATTTTTTATTTGCTGATGCAGTTGTTATATCTGGAGGAGAGCCTACATTACAAAGAGATGTAGTAGATTTAGCTAAATTTTTTAAAGAGAGAGGATTTTCTGTTAAATTAGATACCAATGGTTCTAATCCTAATGTAGTTAGGGAGATGTTAGATTATATTGATTATATAGCAATAGATGTTAAATGTTCTTTTAGTAGATATAAAGAATTTGTAAAATATGATGGAAATATAAAAGAGAAGATTTTGGAAATAATAAAAATGTGTAAAAATAAAGTTTTTGTAGAATGTAGAACCACATTTGTTCCAAAATATTTAAATGAAAAAGATATAGAAGAGATTGCTAAAACTGTTAAAGACTGTGATCTTTATGCCATTCAACAGTTTGATCCAAAAGATGCTTATGACACCTCTCTTAAAAAAATATCTCCACCAAATGAAAAAGAGTTAATAAATTTAGGTAAATTAGCTAGAAAATATATAAAAAATGTAATTGTAAGGACATTTGATAGAGAGATATTAATAGATTAAGTAATTATTAACCTCCCAGTCAGTTACTGCTGTTCTGTAGCAGTCCCACTCACATCTTTTAATTTCTAACCATTTCTCATATATATAATCTCCTAAAGCTTTTTGTAACACTTCATCACATTCTAAGTGATCTAAAGCCTCTTTTAAGCTAGCTGGAACTGACTCTATTCCAAGAGCTTTTTTCTCTTCTTCACTCATTCTAAATATGTTTCTTTCAACAGGTTCTGGAGGTGTTAATTTTCTCTTGATTCCATCTAATCCTGCAGCTAACATACAGGCAAAGGCTAAGTATGGATTACATGTTGGATCTGGAGCTCTAAATTCAATTCTTGTAGCTTTTCCTCTTGCAGCTGGAACTCTTATAATAGCTGATCTGTTCTTGTTTGCCCATGCTATATTTACAGGAGCTTCATATCCTGGAACTAATCTTTTGTATGAATTAACTGTTGGATTTGTTATAGCAACAAGAGCTTTAGCATGTTCTAATATTCCTGCTATATAGCTTAAACATGTTTCAGACAATCCATTATATGGTCCATTTGGATCATAGAAAGATGGTTCTCCATTAAACCATACACTTTGGTGACAGTGCATACCATTACCATTCATTCCATAGAATGGTTTTGGCATAAATGTTGCTCTTAATCCATGTTTCTTTGCTATATTCTTAATTGTCATCTTAAATGTGACAACACTATCTGCAGTTTTTAGAGCATGATCAAATTTAAAATCAACTTCGTGTTGTCCTGGAGCTACTTCATGATGAGAAGCTTCAACATGGAAACCTAGATTTTCTAGTGCTAAAACAATATCTCTTCTAATGTCAGGAGCTTCATCTAATGGTTCTACATCAAAATATCCTCCACTATCTGCAGGAATCCACCTGTGTGGATTGTGTGGATCTCTTCTTAATAAGAAAAACTCTGGTTCAGGCCCAACAAAGAATTCTCCATTCATCTCTTTCTTTAATTCATCTAACAAAATTCTTAATCTACTTCTTGGATCTCCTTCAAATGGGTGTTTTTCATTCCTATAAACATCACAAATTACTCTTGCAACACTCTTCTCCTCTGGTCTCCAAGGAAGAACAGAAATTGTATTTAAATCAGGTTTTAAAAGCATATCTGATTCTTCTATTCCAACAAATCCTTTTATTGATGAACCATCAAACCAAACTCCGTTCTCAAAGATTTCTTTTAATTCTTCTATTCCTTTTTCTCCAGCTTTAACAGGATATGCTACATTTTTTGGAAATCCTAGAATATCTACAAACTGAAATCTTATAAATTTAACATTATATTTTCTTATATATTCTATTGCCTTATCGACATCCATATTTTCCCCCAATTAATATAATATATTATGGAAATAATATTCCTATTTCCTACTATATATAATTTACTAAAATCAAAGATTTTTAATATATTCATCAACATCATATTCCAATTTTTCAAATCTAATCTTATTTCCTTTAATTATTATATTACCCCTCCATTCATCTTTAGTTTCTGGATAATCCTCTCTATAATGTGCTCCCCTACTCTCTTTTCTATACAGTGCTGAATCTATAACTAACTTTGAAACTGTTATCATATTTTTTAATTCAAAATATTTTTGTAAATAAAGAGGTGAGCTTGTATTTATTTCATCTAAATATTTTCCTATTTCATTTATTTCACTTTTTGCCTTTTCCAATCCTTCTTTATTTCTAATTAATGATACATATTTCCACATGATTTCTCTAAGTCTATCAATTAATTCCATAGGGTTAATATCACCACTAGGATAACTAATATCAACATCAAAAACTTCTATTTCACAATTTTCAGCATATTTACTAGCCTCCTTTCCAGCTATAGCTCCAAAGACTTGAGTATCTGCTAAAGCATTCCCCCCCAGTCTGTTAGCACCATGGATACCTCCAGCAACTTCACCACAGGCATAAAGTCCAGAGATGTCTGTTTCACATCTCTCATTTATTTTAATTCCTCCCATAAAGTGATGAGCTGTTGGAGAAACTATCATTGGTTCTTTTCTAATATCTATCCCAAATCTTAAAAACTGTTTAAATGTAGTTTCTAATTTTCTCTCTATCACATCTTTTGGTAAATGAGTAACATCTAAATACACACCTCCATTAACTCCTCTCCCTTCTATAATTTCCCTATATATTGCTCTTGCTACAACATCTCTTGTAGCTAGTTCTAATCTTTCATCATATCTTTCCATAAATCTTTCTCCAAATTTATTATATAACCTACCTCCTTCCCCTCTTACAGCTTCAGTCACTAAAATCCCTTTCCCTACAATTCCTGTTGGATGAAATTGGACCATTTCCATATCTATTAAAGAAGCTCCTTCATCATAAGCTAAAGCAAAACCATCTCCAGTTTTCTGTTTAGCATTTGATGTTATTTTATAGATATTTCCTGCTCCACCAGTAGCTAATATTGTAGCCTTAGCAAATATAGGAAAGATATTGCCACTAATTAAATCCAAAAAAACTGCTCCATAACATCTATTATCCTCAACTATCAATTTAATAGCCATAACATCTTCTAAAACTTTGATTCTTTCAAATCTTGATAAATACTCCAAAAGTGCTCTAATGATCTCATGCCCTGTTCTATCTCCACAGTAACAAGTTCTTGGAAATGATTGTCCTCCAAATGGTCTCTGAGCTATTTTATTACCACTTCTATCAAACAATGCTCCAAATTTCTCTAAATTTATTAACTCTTTTGGAGCATTCTTAACAAGAATTTCTACCAATTTTGGATTATTTATAAAGCATCCTCCTTTAATAGTGTCATAAAAATGCATTTTAAAACTATCTTTTGGGTCAAAAACTGCATTATATCCTCCTTCAGCCATTACTGTACAGCCACTTTTTCCTAAAAGCCCTTTTACAGCTATAATTACATCTCCTTTACATTCTACAGCAGCTCTTAAAGCTGCACCCCCTCCTCCGATTATTAAAATATCTGTTATCAAAATCTCACCAAATATATTTAAATGAACAAATTATAAATGATAAAAATTTTTATTCAACAATTATAGAAGAATAACCTACAACAGCAGAATAATCTCCTGATACATCTCCAGAAGTTGCATAAGCCAATAATCTAGCTTCACCATATCCAAGCTCTTTCATAGCTCTCATCATGGCTATTGCTGGCCCATATCCACACATTGATATGTTATAATTTACAACATCCTCATACAACTGCTTTTCATCCATATTGAGTATATCTCTTATTACAATCATATCCTTCTTATTAGCTATTTCTTGTGGCTCATAGTGAGATAGATCAGTTGAAGCTATAATAACTACCCTTCTATTTAGCTCTTCTGCAATTTTAGCAATAAAATAACCCACTTCAACAGCTGTCTCATAGTCTTGAAACATCATACATATGGGCACTATTTTAAATTTTATTATATTTAACATCTCTAAGTGCTGTAAGAATGGTAGTTGAACCTCAATAGAATGTTCATTTAGATGTGCAGTTTCATCTAAATCAATGATTTCACATTCCCTCCATAACAAATTTACAAATTCTTTATCTGCTTCAACCTCTCCCAAAGGGGTCTTCCAAACATCATCCATAACACTTACTCCTGATCCTAAACCAGTATGATTCGGCCCAAGAATGACAACTGTGGTTTCCTCCATAGGGTCTGATCTTTTTGACAGTGCATAGTAAGAATGAGCCTTAATAGGGCCAGAATAAACATAACCTGCATGTGGGCATATCAATCCAATGGGTTTTTCATAACATCCAAGAGAAGGCATGTCTTTTGGGCCAAGTCTATGCATGTAGCAATGTTCTATCATTTCTATTAGCTCATGAGGATTAGAAGGATAAAACATTCCTGCAACAGCAGGGTATCTCATAAATATCACCTTAATATTTTAAATGTTCTAAATAAATATAAAAGGTTATTGTCATGAAGAGATTAACTATTATTTTATATAACTCATATGATAAGACAAGATGGCATGAAGCTCATAAAAGGGCTATAGCAAGAGCAGCCCCTATATGTTATGCATTTGACTGTAATTTGGCCATAATGGAATTTCCATGTAGTATGGAAGATATAAGAAATTTAAAAACTACTATAGGAAACTCTGGAGAGTATTTAGAGAAGCTTATAGATAAAAATAGATTTTTTATAGTAGATAAATTTTTACCGCAGTTTGGGATCCCAGTAGCTTCTACATCAAAACCTGAAGAAAAGAAATTAGTAACTGCTAAAGATATTGCTTATATATTAAGAAAAAAGCCTGTAGGAATATATATAGGCCTTGGAAGACATGGTTTACCAAAGAAGATTTTTGATGAAGTTAAATATCACTTAGATATAACTGAGAAGAGAATTTCATTAGAAACATGTACAGCTATTGGCTGCATACCTGCTGTAATACACACATATATGATGATATTATGATAGATAGTATTCTAAGTCATATAACATGCCCATTTTTAGATAATAGATTAATAACAAAAGCTAATAAAAATAAAATTTATTATGCTGTAAAACAGCCTGATGGTAACATTAAGGTTGTTTTACCATTTGTTTTTGAGAATGAAAAGTTTCTAAAATTATCAGATTATAAGGATGGTATTGAAGGAGCTACACAGAGAGTTATAGAAGAAATAAAAAGTGAAATAATAAATAAAAAGAGATTTTTACCATTAGCAGGATATTTTGGTAAGAGATATAGAAGTTTGTATGAACCTTTAACAGTGGTTAATTGTACATTAAATATAGGTAGTGATCTTTGGAGAGCTGATGATTATAATTATATTGATGGTAATAAGATTTACCTTTTATTAAGAATGGTATTTAAAGAGAGGGATGAGAAGGTTATAGCTGAGAAAATAGATGAGATAGGTTATGGTTTAGAAAGATTGATAAAAAATATAAATTTAAATATTCTAATAGATGAAGCAAAAAATATAATAGATCAAAAATTCTTAAGAGAAAAACTAAAAGAGCTTAATTTAGTTTCTTTTATAGCTAATGATTCAAAACCTGCTAGAAAATACACTGAAGTAAGAAAACATTATAGGATAGCAGGTCCTAAGGAAATAAATATTCCATTTGTATGTCCTAAAGAGTTAAAACCTATTGAGATTGAGTTAAAATATAGAGTTGTCGAAGGTTTAGGAATAAAAAGGAAGGAAGTATTTGTTATAACTGGTAGAAATGCTCAGGGAAAAACTACAATGTTGCAGGCTATTGAAAGTGGGCAGGATGATCATATTATAGGAGATGGTAGGGAGTTTATTATAACTGTTAGAAATTTAATAAAAGCTACAACAGGTTCTATGGAAATGAATGGGGAGGATATAAGTTTATTTTTCCAAAAGCTGCCAAAGGGTATTAGAGGTTCTCCTAAAGCTGTATATGGAACTGCTTCAGGATCAATGTATATGGCATACCAAATACAGAAGGCTATTAAAAATAAAAGAGACATTATTTTAATAGATGAAGATAATTCAGCTGTTAATCTTTTAGTTAGTGGTGTATTAAGTAGGAAATTTGAAGGTGTTAAATCTCTAGCTGAAATTATAGCTTATGAAAGAGAGAAGCTTGGAGAAAGTACATTTATAATAACTACCTCTTCTCTAGACTTATTAACAGCTGTTGCTGATAGGGCTATGTATTTAGAAGATCATAAGGCTTACTATTTAGATTTAAAGGAATTTAAAGAAGAGTTAAAAAAATATTATTTAGAGATTATTGATTCTTTTCTAAATAAATAGAATATGTTGGATAGGCAAATTCTATTCCTTCTTTTTCAAATTCTTCTTTAATTTTTAAATTAACCTCTTCAATAGTATTTAAATAGTAATCAAACCCTAAATTTCTGACAAAATATTCCACTCTTAAATTTAAACTCCAATCTCCATATTCAACAAAATGAACTCTATATGGTGGAAGAGTTGCCCTATGTTCTTCTAAAGTTTTTATTATAATCTCTTTTGCTTTTTTTATCTTTTCACAGCTTGTATTGTATGTAAGCCCAATAGTCATTAACACTCTCCTTCTATCCCTAACTGTTAGATTTTCAATATTACTCTCTAATAGCTTTGAGTTAGGTATTGTTATAAGTGTATAATCAAAAGTTCTTATTCTAACACTTCTAATCCCTACTTCTTCAACAATTCCTTCAACTCCATCAACTTTAACCCAATGTCCCAATGAAAATGGTTTATCAAAGAGTAGTAAAACTCCTGCAATGAAATTCTTTATTGTATCTTGCATAGCCAATGCTAAAGCCAAACCTCCTATCCCTAAACTTGCTAATAATGCTGTTATATCATACCCTACTGCACTTAGAGCAGTTAAGATTCCAATAGTTATAATAAATATTTTAATAATCTTGTTCAAAGGTTTTATCACATGATCATCAAATTCCATTTCTGTTTTTTCAACTGCAGGGATTATATAGTATTTAAAAATACCATCAGTAAATTTAACAAAAAAGTATGTTGCTGAAATTATTGCTATAGCTCTTATAGTTTTATCTAAAATGGTAAGAATTTTAAAAGATATCCCTAGTATGTGAAGGGCTAATAATATTGAATATGATAAAATAATTACCGCCAATGGTAATCTTATGGCATCTAATAGAATGTCATCTAATTTAGTTTTTGTATTAATAACAATATTTTTTACCCAATTCTTTAAGATATAATTAATAATCTTAACTAATATAACTCCAAAAATTATAATAACTGTGGCAATAAATATCTGTTCTATCAAAACTACCACCTGTGATATTATGGATATTGTGAAATTAGGAGAAAAATATGGTTATGATGTTGAAATATTTATGCAGAAAGGAGTTTCTGTTGGAGTAGAGTTAGATGGAGAGAATGTAGATAGTTTTGAATATCACAGTTCTATAGGTTATGGTATTAGAGTTTTGAAAAATAATAAAGTTGGTTTTGCATATGGAAATGTTTTAAATGAAGAATTATTAAAGAAAGCTATGAAAAACTTAGTTTATGATGAGTACTCATCTTTGGCTGAGCCTGATAAATATAAAGAGCCTAAGGGATTATTTAACAAAGAAGTATGTAATTTAACAGAAGAGGAATTGTTGGATAGATTATTAGAGATGAAAGAGATTAATGCTAATATTTTAAGTGGGGGTGTATATAAATCTATATCATATTTTAGATTAATAAATTCTTATGGTTTAGATGTTGAAGAAAGACAGACATTTTTTTCAGCAAATATATCTATAATGTTAAATGGAGAAACTGCTTATGAATATAAGACAGATCATAAATTATTTAATACAAGAGAAGTTAGTGAGAGAGCTGTAGAGTTAGCAAAAAATTCAGCTAATGGTAAGAAAATTAGATACAAAGGGATAATAATATTGTCACCAAGAGCCCTTTCCAATCTTCTATATTATACCCTATATCCTGCCTTTTCAGCTGAGAATGTTCAAAGAAATAGAAGTTATTTAAAGGATAAATTAGGAGAAGAAGTGTTTAGTAAGAATATAACTATTGTAGATGATAACTCTTTAGATTATGCATTATATTCAGAGAAATGTGATGCTGAAGGTGTAAAAAGTCAAAGAACTGTTTTAGTTGAAAATGGAGTTTTAAAAAGTTATTTGTATGATATTAAAAGGGCTAATGTTGAAAGTAAAGAATCTACAAGTAACTGTTCAAGAGGTTATAGTACACTACCATCGATAGCTCCAACAAACTTTATTATTGAAGAGAAGGAAAAGAATGATTTTGATGAATATGTTTACATAAATGACATTATTGGAGCTCACACCTCTAATCCAATAACAGGAGATTTTTCTATTGAAATAAAAAATTCTTATTTATACAAAAAAGGAGAAATAATTGGATTGAAGAAAGGGCTTTTCAGTGGAAATATTTTTAAACTATTTAAAAATGCAATTCCTTTAAATGATAGTGAACAAAGAGGACACCTTATATCTCCAAGTATAGCTTTTGAGGGAGAGATTATAAATTAAAGGTGGTTTGTATTATAGGTGCTATAGTGTTGGCTGGAGGGGAAGGGAAGAGGATTGGTGGGGAAAAACCATTTAAAATTTTTAATGGAAAGTGTCTATTGGACTATCCAGTAGATCTTTTAATGTCTTTAAACATCCCTTATGTTATAGTTTTTGCTAAAAATCCAATAAATACTAAAAAGGAAAGAGAATTTATAAGAAAATCTTATATTGTTAGTTTTGATCTAATAGAAAATAAAGGACCTCTTATGGGATTGTTAGTAGGAATGAGGGTTTTAGAAAAAGAATGGTTTTTAGCTTTACCATGTGATGCTCCTTTCATTACACAGGAAGCTATTAAAAAGCTAATAAACTTTATAGATAATAAATATAATATCATCATTCCAAAACATAAAAATGGATACATTGAACCTCTTTTTGCTCTTTATAGGAGAGACTGTTTAAAAGAGATTGAGAATATTATTTTAGAAGGGAAGAATTTATCATTGAGAAATTTAATAAAAAGATCTAAGCCTTTATTTATAGATGCTGAAATTTTTGGAAACATATTTATAAATATAAATACATTAGATGATTTGAATATAAAAAAATAATTAAATTATATAATTTATAATATCATTTGTTCTAAACCTAAAAACAATTCAATATACACTACTAGCCTATAAGATGCAGTTGAGATGCGTTCCCGATCCTTCTCGGATCGGGACTGAGGCAAGCCCACGACTGGTGGTGAAACCCTGCAGCAACCAGCTCAAGGTTGATCCTTTCTTGCGACCGTGCTCCCATTTAATTCCGGTTGATCCTGCCGGAGGCCACTGCTATCGGGGTCCGACTAAGCCATGCGAGTCAAGGGGGCGTTCCTTTTGGAACGCCACCGGCGCACGGCTCAGTAACACGTGGCTAACCTACCCTCGGGTGGGGGATAACCTCGGGAAACTGAGGCTAATCCCCCATAGGGGAGGAGGTCTGGAATGATCCCTCCCCGAAAGGGCCTTTAGGCCCGCCCGAGGATGGGGCTGCGGGGGATTAGGTAGTTGGTGGGGTAACGGCCCACCAAGCCTACGATCCCTACGGGCCCTGAGAGGGGGAGCCCGGAGATGGACACTGAGACACGGGTCCAGGCCCTACGGGGCGCAGCAGGCGCGAAACCTTGGCAATGGGCGAAAGCCCGACCAGGGGACCCCGAGTGCCCTGGCTCTGCCAGGGCTTTTCCGGAGTGTTAACAGCTCCGGGAATAAGGGCTGGGCAAGTCCGGTGCCAGCAGCCGCGGTAAGACCGGCGGCCCAAGTGGTGGCCACTGTTATTGGGCCTAAAGCGTCCGTAGCCGGCCCAGTAAGTCCCTGCTTAAATCCCACGGCTTAACCGTGGGGCTGGCGGGGATACTGCTGGGCTTGGGACCGGGAGAGGCCGGGGGTACCCCAGGGGTAGCGGTGAAATGCGTTGATCCCTGGGGGACCACCTGTGGCGAAGGCGCCCGGCTGGA from Methanocaldococcus villosus KIN24-T80 includes these protein-coding regions:
- a CDS encoding thiamine-phosphate kinase, whose protein sequence is MDEIKVIEIAKSLLNFKRDYVVKGIDDDGAVLKIGKKYIILTSDMMLRETHIPEILSAYEIGARILTANVSDLLAMGAEPLAFLLSLAVDRDEKFIYELYRGLSDYSKHYNCPIVGGDTVKGDLILSGFAIGITNKPLFREGKINDDIAVTNDIGRVYCSIYLYNLYKKGKISYKEFLNYAEKYKNIMEKLRKPVARMEILDVKEFLHGACDISDGLAKEIRYFKNFEIYGDKLLKSIPEDVLSFCDEFNLDPIKVALNSGEEFEILFTTDKLNKVKKHVKVNKIGKIIENGQYIDGKELKDIGYVHKW
- a CDS encoding anaerobic ribonucleoside-triphosphate reductase activating protein, producing MRVAGIVDLSTIDYPKKCASVIFLSGCNMRCPYCHNLKYVLENGKEMSIEEIFDNIDFLFADAVVISGGEPTLQRDVVDLAKFFKERGFSVKLDTNGSNPNVVREMLDYIDYIAIDVKCSFSRYKEFVKYDGNIKEKILEIIKMCKNKVFVECRTTFVPKYLNEKDIEEIAKTVKDCDLYAIQQFDPKDAYDTSLKKISPPNEKELINLGKLARKYIKNVIVRTFDREILID
- the glnA gene encoding type I glutamate--ammonia ligase encodes the protein MDVDKAIEYIRKYNVKFIRFQFVDILGFPKNVAYPVKAGEKGIEELKEIFENGVWFDGSSIKGFVGIEESDMLLKPDLNTISVLPWRPEEKSVARVICDVYRNEKHPFEGDPRSRLRILLDELKKEMNGEFFVGPEPEFFLLRRDPHNPHRWIPADSGGYFDVEPLDEAPDIRRDIVLALENLGFHVEASHHEVAPGQHEVDFKFDHALKTADSVVTFKMTIKNIAKKHGLRATFMPKPFYGMNGNGMHCHQSVWFNGEPSFYDPNGPYNGLSETCLSYIAGILEHAKALVAITNPTVNSYKRLVPGYEAPVNIAWANKNRSAIIRVPAARGKATRIEFRAPDPTCNPYLAFACMLAAGLDGIKRKLTPPEPVERNIFRMSEEEKKALGIESVPASLKEALDHLECDEVLQKALGDYIYEKWLEIKRCEWDCYRTAVTDWEVNNYLIY
- the tfrA gene encoding fumarate reductase (CoM/CoB) subunit TfrA, with the translated sequence MITDILIIGGGGAALRAAVECKGDVIIAVKGLLGKSGCTVMAEGGYNAVFDPKDSFKMHFYDTIKGGCFINNPKLVEILVKNAPKELINLEKFGALFDRSGNKIAQRPFGGQSFPRTCYCGDRTGHEIIRALLEYLSRFERIKVLEDVMAIKLIVEDNRCYGAVFLDLISGNIFPIFAKATILATGGAGNIYKITSNAKQKTGDGFALAYDEGASLIDMEMVQFHPTGIVGKGILVTEAVRGEGGRLYNKFGERFMERYDERLELATRDVVARAIYREIIEGRGVNGGVYLDVTHLPKDVIERKLETTFKQFLRFGIDIRKEPMIVSPTAHHFMGGIKINERCETDISGLYACGEVAGGIHGANRLGGNALADTQVFGAIAGKEASKYAENCEIEVFDVDISYPSGDINPMELIDRLREIMWKYVSLIRNKEGLEKAKSEINEIGKYLDEINTSSPLYLQKYFELKNMITVSKLVIDSALYRKESRGAHYREDYPETKDEWRGNIIIKGNKIRFEKLEYDVDEYIKNL
- the amrB gene encoding AmmeMemoRadiSam system protein B codes for the protein MRYPAVAGMFYPSNPHELIEMIEHCYMHRLGPKDMPSLGCYEKPIGLICPHAGYVYSGPIKAHSYYALSKRSDPMEETTVVILGPNHTGLGSGVSVMDDVWKTPLGEVEADKEFVNLLWRECEIIDLDETAHLNEHSIEVQLPFLQHLEMLNIIKFKIVPICMMFQDYETAVEVGYFIAKIAEELNRRVVIIASTDLSHYEPQEIANKKDMIVIRDILNMDEKQLYEDVVNYNISMCGYGPAIAMMRAMKELGYGEARLLAYATSGDVSGDYSAVVGYSSIIVE
- a CDS encoding DUF531 domain-containing protein, translating into MKRLTIILYNSYDKTRWHEAHKRAIARAAPICYAFDCNLAIMEFPCSMEDIRNLKTTIGNSGEYLEKLIDKNRFFIVDKFLPQFGIPVASTSKPEEKKLVTAKDIAYILRKKPVGIYIGLGRHGLPKKIFDEVKYHLDITEKRISLETCTAIGCIPAVIHTYMMIL
- a CDS encoding P-loop domain-containing protein, giving the protein MIDSILSHITCPFLDNRLITKANKNKIYYAVKQPDGNIKVVLPFVFENEKFLKLSDYKDGIEGATQRVIEEIKSEIINKKRFLPLAGYFGKRYRSLYEPLTVVNCTLNIGSDLWRADDYNYIDGNKIYLLLRMVFKERDEKVIAEKIDEIGYGLERLIKNINLNILIDEAKNIIDQKFLREKLKELNLVSFIANDSKPARKYTEVRKHYRIAGPKEINIPFVCPKELKPIEIELKYRVVEGLGIKRKEVFVITGRNAQGKTTMLQAIESGQDDHIIGDGREFIITVRNLIKATTGSMEMNGEDISLFFQKLPKGIRGSPKAVYGTASGSMYMAYQIQKAIKNKRDIILIDEDNSAVNLLVSGVLSRKFEGVKSLAEIIAYEREKLGESTFIITTSSLDLLTAVADRAMYLEDHKAYYLDLKEFKEELKKYYLEIIDSFLNK